GTTACACGTAGTTGATCTAGATGGTGCGAAAAAGGGTAAAATTGTCAATCTCGCAGCAATTGAAGCGATCGCCCAAACAGTATCAGTACCAATTCAAGTTGGTGGCGGATTGCGCGATCGCACCAGCATACAACAATTGTTTAATTTAGGGGTAAAGCGAGCAATTCTCGGCACTATCGCCGTAGAACAACCCCAGTTAGTACAAGAACTCTGCCAAGAATTTCCCCAACAGATTATTATCGGCATTGATGCTCGTAATGGACTAGTAGCAACTCGCGGTTGGCTAGAAACCTCCGAAGTTTTAGCAACCCAACTAGCGATACAAATGCAAGAACTGGGAGCAGTAGCCATAATTTACACTGATATCCACCGTGATGGTACTCTATCGGGTCCGAATTTAGAAGCTTTACGAGAACTCGCCGCTGCAATTTCTATACCAATAATTGCATCTGGTGGCGTAAGTTCTATCACAGATTTGTTAAGTCTTTTAGCCTTGGAACCACAAGGCGTCACAGGTGTAATCGTGGGTCGCGCTCTGTATACTGGCGATATTCTCCTCACAGAAGCAGTGCGTGCGATCGGTCCTGGACGTATTCAGGATATTCCACCCAATCTAGATTTTTCCAGCTTTGCTTAACATCCGTTAACACCAAGCCTTATGACAAAAAAATGGCTCTCTATTATCGGAATTGGTGAAGACGGGTTACAGGGGTTAAGCGCGATCGCCCGTTCCCTAGTGGAGCAAGCTGCTATTATAGTGGGAGGCGATCGCCATTTGGCAATGCTCCCCAGGGATGACCACCGGGAGAAAATCCCCTGGAAATCCCCCTTTAGCGCCTCAGTAGCAGCAATTATCCAGCGTCGCGGCGAACCTATCTGCATCCTCGCTAGCGGTGATCCCATGTGTTACGGAATTGGTGTCACCCTCATGGGGTTAATCTCCATCGCCGAAATGACGATTATCCCCGCACCTTCAGCCTTCAGCCTCGCTTGTTCCCGACTGGGATGGTCTTTGACTGAAGTAGAAACCTTGAGTTTATGCGGTCGTCCAGCTTCCCTACTCCAATCTTACATTTATCCGGGAGCTAAACTACTGATTTTGAGCGCAGGTAAAGAAACACCAGCAATCGTCGCCGAAATCTTGACAAATCGTGGTTATGGTGATAGTCAAATAACCGTTTTGGAACGGATGGGCGGTATTCAGGAAAGAATTATCATAGGTACCGCCAAATCTTGGAAAGAAACAGAACTCGCCGCATTAAATACAATTGCCGTTCATTGTACAGCCGATGCTGGAGTTATGCCATTACCCCGATTACCGGGACTACCAGACAACGCCTACCACCATGATGGACAGCTAACCAAACGCGAAGTCAGGGCGATAACACTCGCGACCCTAGCGCCAATACCAGGAGAATTGTTGTGGGATATCGGCGCCGGTTGTGGTTCAATATCGATAGAATGGCTGCGGACACATCCGAGATGTCAGGCGATCGCCATTGAACAAAACCCCACTAGACTACGTTACATTGCTGACAACGCCGCCGCATTAGGAACGCCAAACTTACAAATCATCGAAGGAAAGGCGCCAAATGCCTTGAAAGATTTACCCACACCTGATGCAATATTCATTGGCGGAGGAGTCACAGCAGAAGGATTATTTGATACATGTTGGACAGCACTGAAAATCGGGGGACGTTTAGTTGCAAATGTCGTCACTCTAGAGGGAGAACAAACATTATTTAAATGGTATGAACAACTAGGTGGTCACTTCACCCGCATAGCCATTCAACGTGCCGAACCGATTGGTAAATTTTTAGGGTGGAAAGCAATGGCGCCTGTCACACAATGGGTAGTAATCAAGTCTTCCATCCCAGGCATAACCCGTCTTATATCACCAAGCAACAATAGTTGATGCCCCAACTAGATTTTTTTTGTCGAAACCGGATTTTTATATCTCGCGCCCCGATATCCAGTCTACCATAAAGCCGTCCCAGAAGGACGCCGACTCTAAACCCAGTTTTTCGGTAAAAAAAATTTTTCTAACTTCCCCCTCAAAATATTATTTGCTGTGTTATCATCGTAAGTGAGAGTTAATTCGGTGGCTTCGTTTGTTTTTAGTCTTGACAGGTTTTTTGTTTTTGGTATTTACAGACTTTTCTCCGAAATTTAAATCTCTACACATCTATGGTTTCGGAGAAAATCTATGTCAGTTTATGTAGGAAATCTTTCTTACGAGGTTACAGAAGAGAGCCTGAATCAGGTTTTTGCAGAATATGGTACTGTAAAGCGGGTTCAGCTACCTACAGATCGTGAAACAGGTCGTTTACGCGGCTTTGGTTTCGTGGAAATGGGTACAGATGCAGAAGAAACTGCTGCTATTGAAGCTCTTGATGGTGCCGAGTGGATGGGCCGTGACCTCAAAGTGAATAAAGCTAAACCGAAGGAAGATAGAGGTTCCTTTGGTGGTGGTGGTGGTGGTAATCGGGGAAATTACGGCGGACGTAACCGTTACTAAGCTCCAAAGATTTAGCTCTTTGAGTGAATCAATCAATTAATCTAGGGTATTAATTTTATTTAGTAGTGGCTCAAGCATTCTTGCTTGAGCCTTTTTGATACGATCCACATTCCGCAGTTTAGAGCAATTTTCCTGGTGGGGCGAGAAAACAGCCAACAAAGCTTACTTATCCAAGAGTATAGCGATTTATGATAAGAAAAGATAGGTCTAGTTATGTCAATAAAACTTGCCTAATGATAAATCTACCACAAAAGGCAATCACCTGATTTGATTGAGCAAGGTATAGCCTATACAAAAAATATGAATTAATTTTTATCACAACAAGGTGTTTTCTTTAGCTAAGATATACTATGGCAATCCGGCTGGATTTTTGACAAGATACGTAGATACGTAGGGTGCGTTAGCGACAGCGTAACGCACCAAATCCTTGATGATGGTGCGTTACGGATTTCATCCTAACGCACCCTACGATACCTAATTTTTTTCAAAAATCAAATACTAGGCCTATATATAAAAAACATCCATAAAACCTGTATTATGTCTAATTTACCAAATAAACCTCCAGTATCTCCGCTACAAAAGGAACTTGCTATCAGAAGCGAACCTATCCAAAGGATATATAATTTTTATATCAATAATCAGTTTTATGTAAATCGGAAATATCAGAGAAAACTTGTTTGGACGATTGAAGAAAAAAGAGCATTTATAGATTCAATTTTAACCGGGTTTCCAGTACCTATAATATTATTGGCTCAAGTTAAAGAAAATATATCTACTTATGAAATAATCGATGGAATGCAAAGGCTAAATGCGATCAATTCTTTTATTGAAGGTGAATTTGATGTTCACGGTAAATTTTTTGATTTAGCTACAATGGTAGAATCAAAATCTCGTCTTGATCAGGATTTAGTGCATCAGAAAAACCCCATATTAGAAAGAAGTTTATGTGAAGTAATAGCAAGTTATGTCATGCCTCTCTCGATTTACTCATTCAATGATGAAGAAAGAATAGATGAAATTTTTTGAAGAATTAATTCTAATGGTAAATATTTATCTAGACAAGAGATAAGAGCATCTGGAGCAACAGAATTCTTTCCTGACCTCATACGAAAAATCTCTAGTGAAATTAGAACTGATACTTCCGCTTCAGATATTTTACTTTTAAATGATATGAAATTGATAAGTATAACCAATAAAAATCTCGATTACGGAATTAAAGTTGATGATATTTTTTGGGTGAAAAACGGTGTTTTAACTAAGGAAATGGTGAGAGAGTCAAAAGATGAAGAAATAGTTGCAGATCTGGTGGCCTACATGGCATTACCAGAAGTCCCAAGGAGTAGTTCAGACGTACTAGATCAATTTTATGGATTAAAAGAAAGCCCAAGACAGAAGGAAATAGAAACAGCCCTTCAAAAAGTTAATCCTGATATTCTTAGAAAGAGATTTTTAAAAGTTTACGACCAAATACGTCAAGTATTAGAAATATCTCAATGTACGTTTAGTGAATTAATATTTTCAGAGCCTCTTCAAATTATACCTCGTTACTTTCAAATAATTTTTCTAAGTATTTATGACCTAATGTTTAAAGAAAATATGGAAATAAAAAATCATCAAGAGTTAGCTGATAAATTAAAGAACATTGGGGAACATATTAAAATAACTACAGGGGGAAATTGGAGTATAAAAAATAAAAGCACTAATATAAATGCAGTGAAGGGTATTATTAGATATAATTTTAAAATTAAAGAACAAGTAGACCCGGCTACAGATAGTTGGTTGACCGAGTTTGAAACTTTACTTACGCAGTCTAGAACAGAGCAAACCCTTTTTGATTTTAAGCAAGGTTTTACAAGATTAGATGGAAGAGGTGAGTTGGATGAAAATAACTTTAACAAGATAATAAAGACTCTTACTGCTATGGCAAATCATTCTCCTTCTGCAATAGGATATGTATGTATTGGAGTTGCTGATAATGAAGTAGATGCAAATAGAATAGAAAATTTGTATAAAATTAGCACCAAAAACTATCAAAGCTTCCACATTACGGGAATAGGTCATGAAGCTACGAGACTTACAGGAAATCTAGATAGTTTCTTTAGATTACTGATACAGAAAGTTCAGTCTCAACCTATTGATCAATCTGTCAAAGATAATATTGGCAGAAATATAAAAATTGTTAATTATTATGGCAAAGATGTAGTTGTCTTCTGTATAAAAGCAGGACAAAGCCCTGTTATGTATGACAACAGATATTATCAACGCATTGGAGCAAACGTTGAGGAAGTTAAACCTGAAGGGTTTCTAGAATTTTTCCGAAAATTTACTTGATTTTTGGTAGCAATGTAAAGTCAGGTACTTCCAGAAATTAAATTATCCACAGTAGGGTGCGTCAGTACAAATAATTTCTAGCTATGTCAAAAGTTTCTCGCTCTGACGCACCCTACAGATTGTATGTTTTTTTTATTTGAAAGTCCCTCAGTAAAATTTAGGTCAAATAAAATTATCTTAATTGAAGTTTGGTGTTGAGCAAATCGCCCCCCATCCCTCACCAACTTCGATAAAATCACAATGGTGCTAGTTAACCTCCCAGCCTGATGAAAAGCGATATCTCTGCTCAAACCACCTTCCAACGTCCTGAACTCCTCGCTCCCGCCGGTCACTGGGACTGTGCCAAAGCGGCGGTAGAAAACGGGGCAGATGCGATATACTTCGGCTTGGAGCGCTTTAATGCCAGAATGCGGGCAGAAAATTTTACTGAGGCTGATTTACCGCAATTAATGGCGTTCCTTCACCGTCGCGGTGTGAAAGGTTATGTCACTCTCAATACATTAATATTTCCCCAGGAACTAAGAGAAGCAGAGCAATATCTACGGTCAATTATTGCGGCTGGTGTGGATGCGGTGATTGTCCAGGATGTGGGTATCTGTCGTCTGATTCGTCACATTTCCCCCGATTTCCCTATCCATGCTTCCACTCAGATGACTATCACCAGTGCAGCTGGGGTAGAATTTGCGAAATCTCTCGGTTGTCAGTTGGTGGTGCTGGCGCGGGAATGTTCCCTCAAGGAAATCAATAAAATTCAGCAGCAAATAGCACAGCAAAATACGTCCCTACCCTTGGAAGTCTTTGTACACGGTGCTTTGTGCGTCGCTTATTCCGGTCAATGTTTGACTAGTGAAGCTTTAGGCGGGCGGTCTGCGAACCGGGGGGAATGTGCCCAAGCTTGCCGAATGCCCTACGAGTTAATCGCAGATGGGGAAGTGGTAAATTTAGGGAACCGCAAATATTTACTCAGTCCCCAAGACCTTGCAGGATTGGAAGTTCTGCCAGATTTGGTGAAAGTTGGGGTAACTTCTCTCAAAATTGAAGGTCGCCTGAAAACCCCAGAGTATGTTGCTAATGTCACCCGCGTTTATCGCCAAGCCCTAGACCGGGTAATGGGGGAATTACCAAAAGACAAACAAAATTCCCCCTCTCCCCAAGAACGCTACAACCTGGAAATGGCATTTTCTCGCGGTATTTACACGGGTTGGTTTGGTGGAATTAACAATCAAGAACTGGTTCACGCCCATTTCGGGAAAAAGCGCGGGGTTTACCTGGGGGAAGTCATCCGCATTCGTAATGAACAGGTAACAGTCATCCTAGAAGCGCCTGTTAAGCCGGGGGATGGTGTGGTTTTTGATTGCGGTCATCCAGAAGCGAAAGAACAAGGGGGTCGAGTTTATGCGGTGATACCCAAAGGTAAGGAAACTCTGCTGACCTTTGGTCGAGATGACCTCAACCTCCGGCGGTTACATGTGGGTGATAAAGTGTGGAAAACCAGCGACCCCGAACTGGATAAGCAATTACGCCAAAGCTTTGCGGGTGAGAATCCCCAATTTCAGCGACCTATAGACCTAGAGGTATATGGAGAAATTAATCAGCCACTGGTGGCGATCGCCCGTGATGAAGTTGGTAATATTGTCCAAGTAGAATCTGAGATCTTACTGGTAGAAGCCCACACCAAACCCCTCACTCCAGAACGTTTGCAAGAACAGTTGGGGCGTCTTGGTAATACCCCCTTCTCTTTGGGTAAGTTAACCAATCACATCAGTGGTGCTATCATGCTACCTGTGAGTGAGTTAAACCGAATGCGGCGACAAATTGTCACCGAGTTAGAAGAATTACGCACTCAACCCAAACGCTGGCAACTTAATTCTACAGCCTCATTACAAAACCTACTCCCCTCCCTCCCCTCTGATTCTGTCTCCCTCTCTCCCTCCCTCATCGTCCTAGTCCGCAACCTCAAGCAAATCCCAGCCGCACTCCAAGCAGGTATCCACACCCTTTACTGTGAATTAGAAGACCCCCGCGCCTATCGCCAAGCTGTACAAATCGTCCACCAGTGGGGACGCGACAAGCCCAATTCCCCAGTTCCGACCATCTACGTCGCCCCTCCCCGAATTACCAAGCCGGGAGAAAACTGGATTCTACAGCAAGTACGCGCCAGTGAGGCGGATGGTTATTTGGTGCGGAACTATGATCAACTGCAATTTTTTGCCGAAGAGCGTTGTATTGGCGATTTTTCGCTGAATGTTGCTAACCCCTTAACAGCAGAATACTTTCAGCAGCGTTTTGGTTGGGAACGGGTGACAGCATCCTACGACTTAAATATTACCCAACTGCAAGACCTGCTGACTAGTTGTCCCCCCCAGTGGTTTGAGGTGACTATCCATCAACATATGCCGATGTTCCACATGGAACATTGTGTTTTTTGTGCGTTTCTTTCTCAAGGAACAGACTACACCAACTGCGGACGACCTTGTGAACAGCAGGAAGTGAAATTGCGTGACCGTGTTGGTAGTGAACATGTCCTCAAGGCTGATGTAGGCTGCCGCAATACGGTATTTAACGGCACAGCCCAAACCGGAGCCGAGTACGTACAACACCTCCTAGATTTGGGATTGCGGCACTTCCGTATTGAGTTTGTCAATGAGACACCAGAACAAGTGACTAAAACGATACATCGCTACAGTCAATTACTCCAAGGCGAGATTACAGGTTCTCAACTCTGGCGCGAGTTGAAGCTGCAAAATCAGTTGGGGGTGACTCGTGGTCCGATGGCTGTCCACATCTAAAACGTTAAAGCGCAACTACAAGCATTTTTCCACAATTACCTTGTCTGGTTTTAGTTCATGATGTATAATGTTGGTTTGTGCTTTATTCTTCTACTAGGAAAGCCAACTCCCAAAAAAATAAAATAGCCAACACGAAACTGTCAACCGCCATGAGTCAACCGTCAACCATTAAGATTTGTGATCATGTCAAAGTCCTATAACATATTTTTGCCACTCTTGATGGAGTCCATTCTTGAGATGTTTACCGACCTCAAAATAGAGGCTGCTATAAGGTTGGCGGGGAGGTTGACGCAGAACCATATGAGCTTCGTGGGGTGTACGACTACCTTTTTTGACATTGCAGCGGACGCAAGCCGTAACAATGTTCTCCCAGGTGTCGCCACCCCCACGCGATCGCGGCATAACGTGATCTAACGTCAATTCATCGCCGGTGTAACCGCAGTATTGACAAGTGTGTCCGTCACGGTGCAAGATATTTCGACGAGTGAGAGGAATTTCTTTATAGGGAACGCGAACATAGTGCCGCAACCTAATTACGGTTGGCAGCGGAAAATCGGAGTAAAGAAATTTACCGTTGTGTTCAACTCGTTCTGCCTTGCCTTTGATTAACAAAACCGCAGCGCGACGCCAGCTCGTGATATTGAGCGGTTCGTAAGAGGCATTTAGGACTAAAACCTTCCCCATTGATTAGCGCTCAAGGTATTAGTTTTACATATACTAACACATATCTGCCCTCCTTGGAATATGACAATAAATTATACTTCTGGGCGGAGGGTGCAGAGTCTCGAAACAGGGATAATATCCCTGACCATCCCAAAAATACCGCCGGAAAAGTTGGCAGTCGGAAGTCAATAGTGTATTAAAATGAAGCAGTAATTTTACAGATTACTTTCAACTAGCTTCTAAGAGTATGAATAATATATATAATCCGCAAGCCTAGTATTGGTGTAATAGCACTAAGTAAATATGTTGAGTAGTAAGCAAATTTCTGGTGTGGCGTCTGGTGAAGAATGCGACACTTATGCCTGGTTCTCCCAACGTGCTTGGGTGGAAATTGATTTAGCAGCGTTGTCGCACAATGTACGGAACCTGGTGAGGTTATTATCGCCTAGGACTGCGCTGATGGCAGTGGTGAAAGCTGATGCCTATGGACATGGTGCGGTTACAGTCGCCCAAACAGCAGTAGAATCGGGAGCGAGTTGGCTGGGAGTGGCAACAGTTCCAGAGGGAATACAATTGCGAGAAGCGGGGATTCAGGCTCCCATTTTGATTTTAGGGGCTACCCATACACAAGAGCAAATTCAGGCGATCGCCCAATGGAAACTGCAACCAACACTGTGTAACCCCAAACAAGCTCTAGTATTTTCCAATACCCTAGAACTCATTAAGTCTACTACTCCCATACCCGTACACATTAAATTAGACACAGGAATGTCCAGGTTGGGTACTAACTGGCAAGAAGCAAGTGAGTTTGTGCAGTTAGTTGAGCGTTTGCCAAATCTTTCGATAGCGAGTGTCTATTCCCACTTGGCAACAGCAGATAGTCCTGACCCCACGGTGATGAAAGAACAGCATAGACGATTTGAGGAGGCGATCGCTCAAATTAAAGCAGTGGGAATCGAACCACCTTGCTTACACTTAGCAAACTCAGCGGGCACCCTGGCTGATTCAGCATTACACTACGACATTGTGCGAGTGGGTTTAGCTGTTTACGGACTCTATCCATCTCCTCATCTACAAAATACCATTGACCTCAAACCCGTGTTACAATTGAAGGCGCGAGTCACCCAGGTCAAAACAATCGCCGCAGGTACTGGCGTCAGCTACGGTCATAAATTTATTGCCCCCCAGGAAATGCGCCTTGCTGTCGTGGGTATTGGCTATGCCGATGGTGTACCCCGCAATCTTACTCACAAAATGCACGTATTAATACGCGGTCAGCGCGTGCCCCAAATTGGGTCAATTACAATGGACCAGTTGATGCTGGATGTGAGTGCTATACCTGATTTACAAGCAGGGGAAGTAGTCACTTTACTTGGCTCCCAAGGACAAGAAGAAATTTCTGCCGACGATTGGGCAGAACAATTAAATACTATCTCTTGGGAAATTCTCTGTGGCTTCAAACATCGCCTCCCTCGTGTCGCTGTGATGTAGCCTGGTGCTAGAACTGGAGTTGATGTATGGGGGATTAGGACGATTTTTTCACTCTTTGGCTGGGTTTGAATCTCCAATCCCCAAATCAATTCTCTATCTATTGCCATAAATCATTTGTTGTGTTATTATAAATAACTGATGCGGATGTGGCGGAATTGGCAGACGCGCTAGATTTAGGTTCTAGTTCCGAAAGGAGTGAAGGTTCAAGTCCTTTCATCCGCATTTTTAACCACAATATCAAATCCCCACGCTCTGCTCTAATGTAGAAAGTGTTCAACGCCGAGTGTAATTCTTTCTTAAGAATCCGCTGTGTGGGACAAGGTGCGCGAAGGCCTTTAGACAGGGGAGATTGAACTTATTACAAAGGTTCTAATAGAGGTTTTAGAGCCATGAAATACAAAGTCTACGAACTGATTGGCGAAAACTCCATAAGCCAAAAGTATGGGCAGCAAATCTATGATTTAATTTATCCTCAACTGCAAGCAGGAAAGGCAGTAGAGCTAGATTTTAGTGGTGTAAGAAGATTCTTGTCTGTGTTTTTCAACATTGCCATTGGTCAGTTATTACGCGATATCAAAGCTGAAGACCTAGATCGGCTGCTAGTTGTATCTAACCTTAGCCCTCTTGGACAACAAACCTACGATAATGTGATTGAAAATGCAAAGCGTTATTACTCAGATGAGCAGTATCGTGGAGCCGTAGATGAAATGGTTCTTGAACAATCTGCCTGTTAGTCATGTCAGTTAACTACACCGTAAAAGCAGATGTCATTGACATCACAACAGATTCCCCCCAAAAAGGGGATATTTTTTTAGTAGATACAAATGTCTGGTACTGGCTGACATATCCTCCAGCAAGTTTGTCTTTAACTACGGATCAAAGCACCTATTCAAACTACATTACAGATACTTTTACAGAAGGTGCTACTCTTTGCTGCTCTGGTTTATCGCTGGCTGAATTAGCTCATATTATTGAAAGAGAAGAAAAAAAGTTATCATCTTACAGTTATAGCAGAATTAACAATAAAGAATACCGCCATAACTACCCTTCAGAAAGAGCTAAAGTTGTTTCTCAAGTAAAAGCTGCTTGGAATCAAGTCAAGAACACCTTTGCTCTTCAAATTAGTGTTCAACTTGATGAAGACACTATAGATAATGCTCTAACTCAGTTCAGTACTCAGTGTTTGGATGGCTATGACCTGTTCATTTTGGAATCTATGAAACAGGAGTCAGTCAACAAGATTATTACTGATGATGGCGATTATGTGACAGTGCCAGGAATTCAGGTATTTACTGCTAATCCAGGAGCGATCACCGCAGCTACAAATCAAGGCAAACTGATGACTAGGTAAGCATTGCCCTAAGAGGGTGTTTGAAAAGTATTATTGCTAACACCAAAACCTCAGAAACCTCATCCCCCTACCCCCATCCTTTTATGATACCAATGGCGAATAGTAGGTTTAACCCCTCACTGCACGGAAAAATAAGAGTTTTTGGCGTCGTTGCATAATCTGTAGGGGCGCAAGGCCTTGCGAAGAGAACCAACAATCCTCCTCACATAGCCGATAAAATGGCTGGAACAAAAAGAAGCCCCATACTCACCCTCGATAGGACTGTGTGGATTATGTCACCCCCAATCATGACTACTGACTTAAGTTTCAAAAAATGTAACCACTGTAGATTTTGACTTTAGCAGTGTCAAAGTAGGAATATACAAATTTTATCTAATCAATCTTAAGCGAGGTACCTTTGGTAACGTTTTTGACGGTTAACTATTAACTGTTGACTGTTGCGATTGAATATTTTTGATTTGCAACGGATTGATTAGATATTTGTATTAAGCTGATGCACGCCTAGATTAAATATTCTCGCGATTAGGCTGTCCTTTCTTTACGAGTCAAAAGTCCACGCTATTCTTTGAGCCTCGACTGTTGACTTTGGACAACCACGGCGCGAAATATACAGGTTTATTTGCGTAACAGCTTACCAGTAACTGTAAATAATTTTCAGAGGAGTGTAAATGGTATGCTTAGAACTGCTTTATCCCCTTCTCGATTTGGTGTTGTTAATTTCTGGAAAACACTGCCTTTAGCTCTGCTAGTATGTGTTACCTTAATCCAACCTGGATTAGCAGAAGAAAAAGAAAAATTTTGGCGAACTCTGACTGTTAGTGGTCGCGGTGTGGAAACAATTCCCACAACCCTATCTGTGGTAAACTTAGGGGTGGAGGTTCAGGGTAAAACAGCGCAGGAAGTACAGCAAGAAGCCGCTCGCAGGTCATCGGCTGTGGTGGCTCTACTCAAGAGCCGAAATGTGGAAAAATTACAAACCAGTGGTATTAGTCTCAATCCGATTTATAGCTACACCAATAATGTACAAAGAATTACTGGATATGCTGCAAGTAATACGGTGAACTTTCGGATTACCACAGATAAAGCCGGTACATTGTTA
The Gloeotrichia echinulata CP02 DNA segment above includes these coding regions:
- the hisA gene encoding 1-(5-phosphoribosyl)-5-[(5-phosphoribosylamino)methylideneamino]imidazole-4-carboxamide isomerase; translation: MDVIPAIDLLEGRCVRLYQGDYDQSQVFSENPADVAKQWVDQGAAKLHVVDLDGAKKGKIVNLAAIEAIAQTVSVPIQVGGGLRDRTSIQQLFNLGVKRAILGTIAVEQPQLVQELCQEFPQQIIIGIDARNGLVATRGWLETSEVLATQLAIQMQELGAVAIIYTDIHRDGTLSGPNLEALRELAAAISIPIIASGGVSSITDLLSLLALEPQGVTGVIVGRALYTGDILLTEAVRAIGPGRIQDIPPNLDFSSFA
- the cbiE gene encoding precorrin-6y C5,15-methyltransferase (decarboxylating) subunit CbiE: MTKKWLSIIGIGEDGLQGLSAIARSLVEQAAIIVGGDRHLAMLPRDDHREKIPWKSPFSASVAAIIQRRGEPICILASGDPMCYGIGVTLMGLISIAEMTIIPAPSAFSLACSRLGWSLTEVETLSLCGRPASLLQSYIYPGAKLLILSAGKETPAIVAEILTNRGYGDSQITVLERMGGIQERIIIGTAKSWKETELAALNTIAVHCTADAGVMPLPRLPGLPDNAYHHDGQLTKREVRAITLATLAPIPGELLWDIGAGCGSISIEWLRTHPRCQAIAIEQNPTRLRYIADNAAALGTPNLQIIEGKAPNALKDLPTPDAIFIGGGVTAEGLFDTCWTALKIGGRLVANVVTLEGEQTLFKWYEQLGGHFTRIAIQRAEPIGKFLGWKAMAPVTQWVVIKSSIPGITRLISPSNNS
- a CDS encoding RNA-binding protein; protein product: MSVYVGNLSYEVTEESLNQVFAEYGTVKRVQLPTDRETGRLRGFGFVEMGTDAEETAAIEALDGAEWMGRDLKVNKAKPKEDRGSFGGGGGGNRGNYGGRNRY
- a CDS encoding DUF262 domain-containing protein; this encodes MSNLPNKPPVSPLQKELAIRSEPIQRIYNFYINNQFYVNRKYQRKLVWTIEEKRAFIDSILTGFPVPIILLAQVKENISTYEIIDGMQRLNAINSFIEGEFDVHGKFFDLATMVESKSRLDQDLVHQKNPILERSLCEVIASYVMPLSIYSFNDEERIDEIF
- a CDS encoding RNA-binding domain-containing protein, giving the protein MKNGVLTKEMVRESKDEEIVADLVAYMALPEVPRSSSDVLDQFYGLKESPRQKEIETALQKVNPDILRKRFLKVYDQIRQVLEISQCTFSELIFSEPLQIIPRYFQIIFLSIYDLMFKENMEIKNHQELADKLKNIGEHIKITTGGNWSIKNKSTNINAVKGIIRYNFKIKEQVDPATDSWLTEFETLLTQSRTEQTLFDFKQGFTRLDGRGELDENNFNKIIKTLTAMANHSPSAIGYVCIGVADNEVDANRIENLYKISTKNYQSFHITGIGHEATRLTGNLDSFFRLLIQKVQSQPIDQSVKDNIGRNIKIVNYYGKDVVVFCIKAGQSPVMYDNRYYQRIGANVEEVKPEGFLEFFRKFT
- a CDS encoding DUF3656 domain-containing protein; this encodes MKSDISAQTTFQRPELLAPAGHWDCAKAAVENGADAIYFGLERFNARMRAENFTEADLPQLMAFLHRRGVKGYVTLNTLIFPQELREAEQYLRSIIAAGVDAVIVQDVGICRLIRHISPDFPIHASTQMTITSAAGVEFAKSLGCQLVVLARECSLKEINKIQQQIAQQNTSLPLEVFVHGALCVAYSGQCLTSEALGGRSANRGECAQACRMPYELIADGEVVNLGNRKYLLSPQDLAGLEVLPDLVKVGVTSLKIEGRLKTPEYVANVTRVYRQALDRVMGELPKDKQNSPSPQERYNLEMAFSRGIYTGWFGGINNQELVHAHFGKKRGVYLGEVIRIRNEQVTVILEAPVKPGDGVVFDCGHPEAKEQGGRVYAVIPKGKETLLTFGRDDLNLRRLHVGDKVWKTSDPELDKQLRQSFAGENPQFQRPIDLEVYGEINQPLVAIARDEVGNIVQVESEILLVEAHTKPLTPERLQEQLGRLGNTPFSLGKLTNHISGAIMLPVSELNRMRRQIVTELEELRTQPKRWQLNSTASLQNLLPSLPSDSVSLSPSLIVLVRNLKQIPAALQAGIHTLYCELEDPRAYRQAVQIVHQWGRDKPNSPVPTIYVAPPRITKPGENWILQQVRASEADGYLVRNYDQLQFFAEERCIGDFSLNVANPLTAEYFQQRFGWERVTASYDLNITQLQDLLTSCPPQWFEVTIHQHMPMFHMEHCVFCAFLSQGTDYTNCGRPCEQQEVKLRDRVGSEHVLKADVGCRNTVFNGTAQTGAEYVQHLLDLGLRHFRIEFVNETPEQVTKTIHRYSQLLQGEITGSQLWRELKLQNQLGVTRGPMAVHI
- a CDS encoding HNH endonuclease, with the translated sequence MGKVLVLNASYEPLNITSWRRAAVLLIKGKAERVEHNGKFLYSDFPLPTVIRLRHYVRVPYKEIPLTRRNILHRDGHTCQYCGYTGDELTLDHVMPRSRGGGDTWENIVTACVRCNVKKGSRTPHEAHMVLRQPPRQPYSSLYFEVGKHLKNGLHQEWQKYVIGL
- the alr gene encoding alanine racemase, with amino-acid sequence MLSSKQISGVASGEECDTYAWFSQRAWVEIDLAALSHNVRNLVRLLSPRTALMAVVKADAYGHGAVTVAQTAVESGASWLGVATVPEGIQLREAGIQAPILILGATHTQEQIQAIAQWKLQPTLCNPKQALVFSNTLELIKSTTPIPVHIKLDTGMSRLGTNWQEASEFVQLVERLPNLSIASVYSHLATADSPDPTVMKEQHRRFEEAIAQIKAVGIEPPCLHLANSAGTLADSALHYDIVRVGLAVYGLYPSPHLQNTIDLKPVLQLKARVTQVKTIAAGTGVSYGHKFIAPQEMRLAVVGIGYADGVPRNLTHKMHVLIRGQRVPQIGSITMDQLMLDVSAIPDLQAGEVVTLLGSQGQEEISADDWAEQLNTISWEILCGFKHRLPRVAVM
- a CDS encoding STAS-like domain-containing protein, which produces MKYKVYELIGENSISQKYGQQIYDLIYPQLQAGKAVELDFSGVRRFLSVFFNIAIGQLLRDIKAEDLDRLLVVSNLSPLGQQTYDNVIENAKRYYSDEQYRGAVDEMVLEQSAC
- a CDS encoding SIMPL domain-containing protein, which gives rise to MLRTALSPSRFGVVNFWKTLPLALLVCVTLIQPGLAEEKEKFWRTLTVSGRGVETIPTTLSVVNLGVEVQGKTAQEVQQEAARRSSAVVALLKSRNVEKLQTSGISLNPIYSYTNNVQRITGYAASNTVNFRITTDKAGTLLDDAVKAGASQINGISFVASDEAIASAQKQALKKATQEAQQQADAVFGALSLKPKEVVSIQVNGATAPPPPPMLLRAEVAKVRSDNATTPVIGGEQQVEASVTLQISY